From the Xiphophorus couchianus chromosome 11, X_couchianus-1.0, whole genome shotgun sequence genome, the window ACAATGCCTTGGTTAAAGCTAAATTAATTATATGTATATACGTAAGATAAACTGACCATgtagaaattatatttctatgcTCTATTAGTGCCACCAAGTGGTGAGATTATAATCCAAATGAATCAGACAGCAAGGAAAATTTTAAAGTTCACTTTAACTTTCAAACCATCAGGATAACTTATTGTGACGTTATTTAATATCATTGCTGATTTTGGGTGGCATTTGCTTTGACTGTTTCAGTAGAATAAACGTTTTCCAAAATAGTTCTGCAGTTGGTTGGTGTGTTATCCGCTATCAGGAAAGGTGAAGCTGTTGGTgatttttcatgttattttccTCCTGTTTACTTCCTATCCTAATGAACCTTGGCTGTAATAAAAgaagtgtttgtctttgtcttatCTGCTGAGACACGTTTTTCCCTGAACAAACATTCTTCAAACTACATTACGTTTCTAAAGCCTCCATTATGGTTCTAGTTGAGCAgtcagtttaaatgttttcctaacTTCACCCAACGACTGTTTGAAAACTTGTTTGTCCTCCGCTGTGAATTATGGGTAATTTTGTTATGCTATTGAAAACACACGGTACCTTTCAAACTCTTCCCTGTGTCCAACCTGCATTAAAGCAACAATAGTGTTGGTGACTGATGTTCCGATGTTGGCTCCCATGATAATGGGAATGGCTGACTGCACTTCCAGCACTGAAGAGACAATTAGACCAGAAAGATGTCAGGTGTAAACTGACATAAACACTAATGCTGACATGTGGTGACtattttcagagttttgctAAGTGCTGCTGTTTCTGTAGAAAGCTATTCTTACTCACAACCAGAGGACACCAAGCTGACTGCGATGGAGGTCGATGTGGAAGAGCTCTGGACTAAGACTGTCACCAGAATCCCCACCACCATGCCAGCCACTGGGTTAGACAGGATAGCATTTTTCTGGAAGATTTCCCCAGCTGCCCTGCCTGTAAGCAGACGTTAatggaaaacagaagaaaactttccagttttaaaaatcaattccTCTTCTGTCCCTTTAGTAGATGAAACCATGTGCTTAACTTACCTCCTACAAGTTGAAAGGCAGAGCTCAAAATGTCAAGTGAGCAAATAAAGATGtagagcagcagaaagaggaggGGGAGTTTTAGGAGAGTAAGTGCTGTTTTTTTCACTCGGGGAAGTAGTGACTCGGTCTCCATGGTCTGAACCTTCAAGAActgtaaaattacaaactttGTAGTGAATCTTAAGCAGACCACACAGATTCGGTTCATAGTGTCAGTGGCATTTTGTATACAGTAACTTTAAACAAAACCGATTCATTCTCTCACTTCCAGAAGAACGTAGAGCCGTTTGTAGAGACGCCATATTTAACATACCTGGAGCGCGAATCGAcgtagaacttttttttaaaatacatgcaTTTAGCTTCAAAGAACCTATCAGCGACCTTTCCCATGTGTACCGTTACTGTGTAACGGCCAGCAATAATTAAATTGATTGGAGATTGTAATTAGAATGTCTTCATGTAGATGTGTTAACAGAAACGAAACAAAAATTCCATTTTCGTTGGATCATTGTCATGTAAACAGGGCCTTATATTGGTCAatccttttattttacataattgccGTTGAAAGAGCCACAGAACACGTTCTCAAACTGTGCCGTAGTCAGAGAAAACATTCTCTATTTACTAGTTTCATGTAAATGTACAGTAAAAACACAACGAAACTCTTCCATTTTCACCAGAAATTGTTGTCGGGCCATAGTTTGATGACTGTTACAAATATCGTCACGTTCTACGAACAGAAGAGGAAATTGGTTCAGTTTTTGTCGCTTGTTTAACTTTTAGAAAAGTGCAGTGCGCCGCAATAAAGGTACAATAACGCTGATAAACAGGTGAAGAAGAAAACCGCTTGTATTTTGCTCTTTTCTCGCTCTGTGTGTCGGCTTACCCTAGGCGCTGATGCGTCGCCATGGTGATCGTCAGGCAACAGCTCAAAGAGCTGACAGAGCAGAGATACGTTCAAGTCCATCAGGAGGAATCACcgccaaaaaacaaactaaaaattacGTGAAAAGACCGAAACAGAACATTCAGCAAGTTACTTTATGTTGTCAGGCTTAATGTTTGTATTAGTTCGCCTGAACACAGCAGTGGTTGATTAGCTGTTTAGAAACGCCTGCTCTACTCATGAGTTACTGTGTGGGTCGCCTTATTTTAGTACGACGGAACCAAAACACACCGAACTGCACAGAACCTGTTAAGGAGGTCAATAGCAGACTAGGAGCAGTTAGACTAACATAACTGGCCCACTGGtcattttctcaatattttcttaaaataaaactttttcctcacTTGTAgggtaaccctaaccctattgGACCTTGTTATTTATGGCTGTCATAGGGTTGAATTAACAGCAAAACAACTACTACtacttttttcagattttttgcgTGATTGTGGCATTTTTCCGATCACCGATATTTCCGACTCAATGGCACATGGCACGATAATTAACGTAATGTCCAATCCgctaatatatacagtatatcatcaATGCTGCCTCCTGCAAGCTTCTCTCATACTTCCTGCTACTCAGAAGGCACCAGGTCACATTGAGTTGCATTCAATGTTACCGGAAAAAAAGAGGTTCGTGCTCTTACTGTCCGATTTGCCATAACTATTTCTTCAATTCATAGTGGCCAGCTAGCACTGGTGGTAGCACGGGTGGCAAGGCTTCCAGTTAGGGTGGGCTTTCAGTTGCCACCCCTGTAGATCCGCCCCTGTTCATCAACATACTTGTTCTCCCAGGTTAATTGGCCAAGTTTAAAATCAGCCACTGATTATTGGCTATTATTTGCTGTAATGCATTTGAGAACAAACtcaactcaaacacaaagattacagaTAGCACCATAGTGTAGCCATTGTAACACAATTAAACTGTCAAGATAAGTCataaagtaaacttcctaattaaatcttaaatatactatttacttttttattttatttctgctgaacACATTCAATGAAATTTTATAATATTGTCATTCTCAATAAATGTCTGCTAAAGTTTTCGATCTGTTACAATTTAACCATTTCAAcgctgtcagcagcagaaacagcaacatcaCACCTATCAGGGAAAACAGAGTAAATTTGCTCTGCATTGCCCCACATGGTGACAATGATATAGTATGACCCaattaaatattagattcttgattaatatgggttgttgctatgttgttgctATGgtgttttaaaatactgtacagtctttttaactttttaacctCCAAAGCCCTGCCAAAGTTCTTGTTTTGCTGtcatttgagtattttttgtgATGAGTAataaccaatcaatcaatcaagtttgcGTAATAAGACATACCAGAACATTACAGAACGTTCTGAAACACTTctccaacaaattaaaaatcaaaggttttttaaaagtatCAGCCTGTACCTTGCTTGTGTCATTTCAATGACTCAAAGGaatgtttgtctctttttaCAGATGTAGTGCCAATGCTGATTTTTGTGAGCTGCTGCATTCCAATGAATCCCGGCACTTTGGATTCTACAATCCGTATCAATAACTGTAAGCATTTCAGCCTTTGCTGTGATACTCATGTTTATGCTCCAGTGCATGTAATTTTTACCACCTATtcttgaaattattttgcaaattgTGGTCATTTTTACTGACTTGATATGATTTGTAATTAAACATCCAGTTGCATATCATTTCAGGTGTTGTGTAAAACTGGATGGTGTCAATCTGGAAACTGACACAAGAAAGGTTTTGTCTTAAACACTCTGAAAGGCACTCTGGTGACAATTATTCAGAATTAGAATAAATTGGAACGACTAGAACCTGGATTAATAAGCTCTTgccaataataatattataattcTATAATGTGTGTCGATATCAACGATGTAACGAAGTGTGAAAAGATgcaagggtgtgaatactttacaGACATATTAAAGTTGTTTCCTCTGTTAGAAAGCTCTATCAGTGTGATAATATAGCTTTCAGAAAATTtgtcaaaagtcaaacatgagGCAGTCGACTTTTCAAACGGGTTTTAATCCGTAGCTTACATGCCCACTgcaaacttttttatttttgctagaaTCTTGGTTTCCAGTTCTGGTAACAGATCCACCCCTACTCTTCTCCTCTTGTCTGCTTCCTGTTGCTCTACATGACTCTTACCTGGATGTTGTCCACCAGTCTCAACTGCAGGTTTTCCAATCGATGTTTTAGGAACTGCCCACTATGCACGTCTGCATCACGTGTTGCCAGATCAGAATAGTCGTTCTCGTTTTAATCAGAACAAAAGGTCTAATCCTTCCCTTCAGAGGCTTGCAGCTCCTTACACTGGATCCTTGTTTGAACTGGTATATCTAGCTATGCATGATTTTACAAGAGCTTGCATATTCAATTGAACTTCCACACTATTCATGATATGCACAATTTTTACCTGTCGCCTACTTGATTATGTAGCATTTAACCTTTGTGGTGAGAACAGACTGGCAGACGGATCAGGAAAAGAATCAGTTAAGAATGAAAGATTATGAGGAGATTGTTGCCTTTTTGGATCAGTGGGGATGTTTTCAAAAAGCCGTCTTTTTGTTGCTCTGTGTGAGCATTATCCCCAATGGATTTGGTGCTTTCAATCTTGTTTTTCTGACTGATGTACCAGATCACCATTGCTTCATACCGGACCTCAATCTCTCAGAGGAGTGGAGGAAAAGCATCATACCAAAAACAGTAAGTCACCTCATCCAGGTTCCTAGAAtatacaatatttaattttagtgTACTAATTTACTGTACAGTTGCTGTAACAAAAAGTTGCTTGTTCCTTTACAagtttcttgtgtttgtgttgttttaaagaataaatgttttagatgaaTCGTATGAAAGAAAATTGATCAATAGGTACAAGCAGCAGTTTTCAGGTaatgattttattcaaaaaggGATAAACGGCACCGAACCAACTTCaccctatgtgaaaaagtatttgttccacttattaaaatataaatctcCTATGTTTAACCTCACCAGCCCTTATTACTCCTACAATCTGTTTGGTGACATGAAGTAGACTAAATTATCTTAACAAATTATTGTAAGGATCCTGGGTTGTTAGgttgttttgtagtttgatttgattctagttttgttattatttttgttttagtttggtattttgtttttattttgataagatGTGTCgtgttcctgttttcctttagtTCAGTGTTTCTTAGTGTTTttagttatgtttatttcttgcttCTAGTCATTCTTAGTTACtctagtttaattatgtttctttagttattttttagtGTTAGGTTTATTTCCTGTTCACCTATGCGCTCTCCCTCGTCCCCTGTGCCTtcactcacacctgcaacccgTTAGCTCAGCGTTAGCTTATCAGCCCAGATCTTTTGTTAAGTAATCAACCTCCCCagtatttaagtaaataaactagatactcctattcaggtaagtataagtaagtatcctctggtctaattccttttctgatTTGGAAGAACAGGAGTCTAAAAGTAGTTGctaatgtagttttttttggattttaagttctaatccctgttctgggttgctaaatcTGTGTAAGTACTTAAGTGTCTTCTGGACTTCTGGAATACTAGATAAGTATAAATATCTTCTGGACTTTCAAAGTGTGCTCtaattttgtaaaagtaatgagtactccacagtttctaagtaataataaaaactaaatgttcttgtcctggaagaattttttctggattctaagtttgttctaattcctttgCTGGGTTGAAATAATAGGAGTCTCTGCATCTAAATAGTGAGTACTCTacagtttctaaaatataaactaGCAAGTGACTAATAAACTAGAGTCTCTGGATtccaagtttgttctaattccttttctgggttaaaaaTGAGTTCTCCGcagtttctaacaaaataagataaaaaggACACATTAGGGCAAATGCAAAATTCAGACAAGCGGGTGACAAAACAAAgggcaaaacaaagacatgggTGAAGGTGGTGACATCATGGGGCCATGAAACCACGTTGCTCAGCCTCCCGGCTGAAGTCCGATAAGATGTTGTTATCCtctgtattgccttgttgctgaaaatgtcctatataaacaaaattacctttaccttttacCTCTGTGTTTCTAAGGTGCTAAATGGAAAACAGGAACTAAACAGATGCAGCAGATACAGACTGGATGTCGTCCAGAATCTCTCTGATCGAGGATTGATTCCTGGCAGAGACATCAACCTCACTGACCTGGAGGAGGAGCGATGTGTGGACGGCTGGAGCTACAGCACAGACATTTacctgtccactgtagtgacagAGGTGAATGCaatttgttttctggtttttgtcttGTGAATCTGAACTTCAGACAGAGCTTACCTTGGGATCCTATCTTTCTTGTTTGTCATGCTGTGTTCTGTAACATGAAACAGACTTAAGTATCCGCCCGTACTGGGCCCTTTCAGTTCTCTCAGTTTGAGATCAGCTATCTGTTATCACAAGCATAGTCTTTAATCTCAGTATTTATGGAAAGATAACAATATTCAACCTCAAAATCTACTTCCAAACTAAAGGAGATACAAAATATTGTTCATGCCTTGCCTTCCTTATTGTGTGCTCAAGCAGAGATTGCATAAATAGAAAAGCAAGCAGCAGGAATATTTCACAGGAATACTGAGTTCCTTACTGGATTGCTGAAATTATTTGTCTCTCACTGAAAGGACAGCTGCAGGCAAATGCTGCTTGTAATAATCTGAAATGGAACAAAACTTAATAAATCTCCAACGTTATTCCACTCCCTTACTGCCAGGCTGCTCCGGGGAAGCTGTGGCTACAGTCCAGTAGCTTCATCAGTCTGTCGATTGTACATGACTGGAAATGACTGATttcatgtcaaacatttttgagtgTCAAAATAAAACGCTATGTCATTTCATTTATTCCCTTCTTgagaattaaaaggaaaactaCATAACTAAGTTCTTTTTCATAATTACAGACAAGAGTTTAAGTGGTGTTGACCAATCAGATATTTGCTTAAATATGAAGGAAAACCTTCAAAATTGATCTTAGCAAAGCAGCTTTTGTGCAGCAGATTGAGGAGAtaacctctctctctctctaataaaaaataaaaaaatgtagcacCTTCTTAAGAGGAAAAtatgaatgtaaatgttttcacaagGACATGATGGTAGATTATGATCCaccactgaaaataaataaataaaaaaacatttaaatcacttAAGGTGACAGTTTCAAAATGACAAGTTTCTGATTTAGACAGTTTCTAACTTTATCACCTACAGTTTGAAGCAcattatgtaaaacattaaccGTAACAACGTCTTAGCTATTTACCAAATGCTTCTATTTGCATGGTCCAAGGTTTATATCATTTGtccttcattttgttcttgttaATCCCTGGTTGTGTTCATCTATTTATGATGACTACTGGGAAGTTGTGCAAACGCGAAGGGTTAGCGACACACTGATGGTTTTACAAAGTTTATTCTTTCTTAGTTTGAATGTTTCATAGTACGTAgcataatgataataatgatgtTTCTTAGGatttctaaaatacattttaagatatAAACTACATCAGCCTTCTTGTGAAACATTGTTTGTAAATCTGAGTGAACTTTGATGCTTCACTAGAACCTCGTCAGGAAATGAGCAGCAGGGAAAACAAACGTGAATATCATGGGCAACTATCACCACTTCATATTATCCAATAGCCAAAGAAATGGGACGAAATATGTGAAGCTTTGCTGAGCAGAGATTATATCATTTGTTCAATGTTgggatttaaataaattacatcttTCAGTTTGACTTGGTGTGCAGTGACCAATGGGCGCAGCCGTTTACcacttcagttttctttattgGAGTTCTTGTTGGATCCTTCTTCTCAGGACAGCTGTCAGACAGGTAgagcaacttttgtttttaacttaaaagCAGATTTGCATATTCAGTTTAGTGATTGtttctgaaatatgttttaaaaagcttgttttaacctTCACGGTTTCTGAAACAGTTCAGTGGGTTTAATTACAGTAtctgtcaaaaatattcatacttccttttcacattttgtcagatgaAACCCATAAAcacatcagtttgttttcttgggATGATATGTGGTTAGACTAATACATAAATTGTGCATATatatttcacaacaaaagtaaaaaatatatttaaaaaaaagtgtggcatgcgtCTGTATCTACTTTACTCCTAAAAAACCCAATGTAAAAACCTGCCTTCTATTGCCACCTAAATACTGTATTTACTATtaaatacagtatttatttaaatacagtatTTCACAAATACTGTATTTAATAGTACAGTATTTAATAGTATTTAATCATGTAAAATGCCATGTATAATACAACTTTGTTAGAGGTCAatggaatagaaaaaaaatcacaaagaccaaaaaacacaatgtgGTACAAAGCAGGAGAGATTCTGGTTGGATGAGAcctaaattttatgttttggctgaaatgttaaatgctatttgtaaataaaaagtagcaAGTAAGAAAACGTGAAATAATGGCATTTTTGTTAAGCAATGAGAGTTAGTAGATATGAGACTAAATGCAGAGATGTGTGGTAACTAAGTACTTTTATTCAGTTACATTTAGACTTTGGTCGAACAAGTTTACTTCCAAGAATAGTTTTGCTGTACTGTATTTCttagttttacttgagtaatataaCTCTGAAGTGGCACTActcttatttaacaaaataaaatcggCACAATTTACTTtactagaataaaaatatttaaaccaaaaatgtaacaaataaagACACTCAGGtgcattttattcttgtttgttCGCAAGCTTCATTTTCGGATGTTAATTTTTGTCTGTTGAGACAATTGAAGGTGAAAAAGATTCAGTAAACACAATTATCACAGAAGTATTCTGTTCTAACAGATGTAGAAATCACCTACTGCGTTAGGTTAAGATGTTTTATGCTGACAAAAGTATTTGAAAAGTGTTTATTCTGCCTTAATTTTGGCTTGCATTAGGACCtaagataaaatatttccttccttctttctctaGGTATGGACGGAAACCTATTCTATTTGCAACAATGGCTGCACAAACAATATTTACCTTTGCTCAAGTCTTTTCTACCTCATGGACCATGTTTGTCATTCTCCTCTTCTTCAATGGACTGGGACAAATATCCAACTTTGTTGCAGCTTTAGTTCTTGGTACAGAatataattttaacaaacaattCTCTATATATTCTATCATGTTCCAAATAGTTTTCTTGTGATTGGCTTGTAGGTGCTGAGGTTTTGACTGGTAATGTACGTATCCTTTATTCATCTATGGGCACATGCTTAGGTTTTTCTGTTGGATACATACTGCTTCCTGTTGTCGCTTACTTTTTGAGGGACTGGAAATCTCTCCTCAtggctctctctctcccctgtCTGGCCTACATCCCCCTCTGGTGGTAGGTTACAAGAAAACTCCATAAAATTGCATAACAAGTTACTTGAAAATCTTGAAAACCatattgcattttaattaaattattttgtccaATCCTGTCTGTGGATTGCTGCATTTTGAGCAGGCTTCTCCCAGAGTCTCCTCGATGGCTTCTCTCTCGAGGCAGAGTAAAGGAAGCCGAGGCTGTAATCAGAAAAGCTGCTCGATGGAACAAAGTTCAAACTCCAACGGTCATCTTTGAAGCTGACAGTGTAAGTTGCCCTTCAAACTCTAAAACACAGCCTGTGTGGTTCAAATCAGAAATCCTTTCTTTCAACAGTCAAACTTGAAACACAAAACACGTAAGAAAAGGAGGGAACATTGGCATATATTGAATGCAGATGTTACATCTAATGAAGAGGTTtactgaaaactaaaaacattctAAGAGTTCAGTGTTTAACTTTACATGATGTGAAATAAAGATTTCccaggctaaaaaaaaaacaacctgctaTTCAACAAagatgcagcaaacaaaaaataaaacctacaaTCCTTGACTGGAGGTGAAAcaggaatagaaaaaaaattgtttctttatttaaaatttgaatgaaaatggttggagttttgatttcctaTGACCAGTactcaatctttttttttttctttgacactTTCTGAAGTTTGAAACTTCTAAAACTAAATCTTGTAACAAAGTCAAGAAATCTACACTGACAAATAAAGTGCTGGATTTTAATTCTAATTCTGTTGACAATTACTTCTACATTTTGAGCTGagagtttaaaatgaacaatttcTGATTTTCAACAATTATAAAGCTTTCAGAAATCGAACGTTCAGGATGAAATCTTGCCAAGATGTGTAAACATCATCAGTTTCTGAGAATGTTTACAGAAGCtgaatttaaaatctcttcCATAACTTATGTTTTCTGTCTCCGCAGGTTAACGAGACAAAATCTGACAAGAAACCAAGCAGCGTGTTGG encodes:
- the LOC114153183 gene encoding solute carrier family 22 member 5-like isoform X2 codes for the protein MKDYEEIVAFLDQWGCFQKAVFLLLCVSIIPNGFGAFNLVFLTDVPDHHCFIPDLNLSEEWRKSIIPKTVLNGKQELNRCSRYRLDVVQNLSDRGLIPGRDINLTDLEEERCVDGWSYSTDIYLSTVVTEFDLVCSDQWAQPFTTSVFFIGVLVGSFFSGQLSDRYGRKPILFATMAAQTIFTFAQVFSTSWTMFVILLFFNGLGQISNFVAALVLGFSVGYILLPVVAYFLRDWKSLLMALSLPCLAYIPLWWLLPESPRWLLSRGRVKEAEAVIRKAARWNKVQTPTVIFEADSVNETKSDKKPSSVLDLFRNSSIRIITVILCLVYFAMTTGYFSLSFNSAQLHADPYMSCFIAAVVEIPAYVSSWIALRFLPRRLSVSGTLILGSLPLFILLLVPEDLFGVSLALEMVGKYAFTTGASLMFAYTTELYPTSLRNTATGTTTTVSRTGSCISPFLLSLGGYFSFLPYVTIGSLGAVTAFVALLLPETFKQPLPETLQQMHERQRTKCPCIQKTEASEPVVLPDSPL
- the LOC114153183 gene encoding solute carrier family 22 member 5-like isoform X1; its protein translation is MKDYEEIVAFLDQWGCFQKAVFLLLCVSIIPNGFGAFNLVFLTDVPDHHCFIPDLNLSEEWRKSIIPKTVLNGKQELNRCSRYRLDVVQNLSDRGLIPGRDINLTDLEEERCVDGWSYSTDIYLSTVVTEFDLVCSDQWAQPFTTSVFFIGVLVGSFFSGQLSDRYGRKPILFATMAAQTIFTFAQVFSTSWTMFVILLFFNGLGQISNFVAALVLGAEVLTGNVRILYSSMGTCLGFSVGYILLPVVAYFLRDWKSLLMALSLPCLAYIPLWWLLPESPRWLLSRGRVKEAEAVIRKAARWNKVQTPTVIFEADSVNETKSDKKPSSVLDLFRNSSIRIITVILCLVYFAMTTGYFSLSFNSAQLHADPYMSCFIAAVVEIPAYVSSWIALRFLPRRLSVSGTLILGSLPLFILLLVPEDLFGVSLALEMVGKYAFTTGASLMFAYTTELYPTSLRNTATGTTTTVSRTGSCISPFLLSLGGYFSFLPYVTIGSLGAVTAFVALLLPETFKQPLPETLQQMHERQRTKCPCIQKTEASEPVVLPDSPL